TTTTCATTTTTCCCTGACGGACATACTCAAGCATGCGATTGTAAACTTCTGTAGCCTGCTCTATTCTACCATTACGCCCATGGAATTCACCAATCTTATTCATCACATCAGCATAGAGTCGTTTTTGCTTGCTGAAACTGCGGTTTTCCACCAAATACAGCATTTGCTGCAGGGCTTTTTCTGCATCTTCATTGGCCAGGTCTATCAGAGTATTCACAAGCTCGTTGAGCAGCGTGATCTCAGAGTCGCTGATTATTGCCAAGTTATCGTTTTCTTTCTTCATTGAACAATTCCGTGCTATTCTGTACTTTTGTCAATACATTTTCCATTTTGGTATTCACTCATTTTTCTATCCCTGCCCCATTGCCATCCACTATAGAACCTTTCTTGGCTCGATGCTTGGTTTTGATCTTGCTGCACAATATGCAGTTAGCATCTGCCAACTAATCTGAGATTCAGGTAACAGCAAAATGCTTTTTTCTCATGGTAACGAGAGACGGAACAGCGTCCGCCTGTACTGGTACCGGAGCTCGCCCTAGCGCCGATTAAGGAGCCGGAATAGCGTCTGTACAGTTATCCGCTTTGTATTCTCATTCACTGTATCATTACACAATCAACACTCTATACGCTTCAAAGAACTTTGGGAGTTTTATCCCTTCATATGCTATACAGTGGACAGCACTGGGACAAAATTCTATTAAAGACCGGATAGGAGGATAAACGCTCTGTTTTACAAGGTGATATGCTTATAGCATTGGCGCGCGTTACCTCCAGCATGTGGACATCATGTCAACATGTTGGGTTTAACATCAGGAACAATCTCAGCTTCAGGATTGGTAAAACACTCAAACCATTGAGGGAAACAGCGAAGATTTCGCAAGGAGGGAGCCCCGTCAGGGGCGAAACTGATCATAGCGAGGGTGCGCAGCGAAGCGAAGCCCCTCGAAAAGAATACCACAACACGCATAGAGCCCTTTATGGGCGACACCATGATTATCTGGGATTCATGTAGTTCGGAAAAATGATGCCAATCTCCGGATTGGCAGAAGTAGCAAAACTTTTTTTAAGATGAATCTTGCGAATTCTATGGCAAATCGGAGCTAACGACACCAATGGCTTCTGAAGTGCAATATGTGGGTAACACATTGAAGTCCTTACACATAAAGCCTCAATACACAACTAGCATACTGTACCCGGACTATGCAGTCACAGAGTATCCCAAAGACATCCTGAGCGTGGTTTGGGAAGTACTCAGGAAGTTTTTGAGGTGTATAGGGGGTATTAGGTAGGAGGCGTAGCATCGGAATGCTACGATACAGTGTGGATGCAGATTCAGCAAATAAAAAAACACAATAATCTGCATAATTCCGTGTGATCTGCGTCTTCTATGTGTAATAACATTCTCTATGTTTTCATCCCCATTACTTTATCAAAACCATCCTTTGGGTTGCGCTCTGCTTGCCACTGCTTAAATGGCAGAAGTATATTCCGGACGCTGCATTCCGCCCTTTGTCGTCTTTACCGTCCCATATCGCGGTCAGCATCCCGGAGCGGCCTTTATCCTGCACCAAAGTGCGTACCAATTGCCCCTTCAGGTTGTAAATACTGATCTTGTGAGCTGCACTGTCCTTCAAGTTGTATTTTATTTCGGTACTTGCGCAAAAAGGATTAGGGTAGATGCTCAGGTTCAGTCCAGCCGAAGGTACAGCAATGTGTCCCATTCCAGAGGTTGGATCTTGCAACAGCAGACGGATGTCTGCCGCGCCAATTATACCGCGACCCAGAGCGTCGGTCCAGGGACGTCCCGTCTCTGTAATCCAGGTATGACCACTGATAGCGTTGTTGTCGAAGACTATGTTTTGATATTCATACAGATCAATTATCACTGCAATATGACCGGAGATGGAGGTTGTATCGTGCACGGCGTATGTAAAATCCGGTGTATAGTCAAAATTAAAGAAGTATCCTAGATCCAAAATCACCTCATCGGTGATTGCACCATCGGCAAAGCGATGTACGCTGGCTTCCACCAATCCGGGAAGATCTGGTTCACCCCAAGGATCTGGAACCATCTGAAAGCGCAGAGCATTAACACGGTATTCCTGATCGCCCAAGTCCATCTCCACAGCCACTTTGATGGGGATTACACCACGTCCCCAAGCTTCCCATTCGGGATTCTCCGTTACCCAATCGAACCAATTCGGTTCCCCAGGATCGATAATCGTTATTTGGTTGCCTTTTGTGCTGTAAACTCCGCTGGTACTCCAGGCTTTAACGCTGATCTCATGAGCTCCGGGAGTAATATCTTCTCCCATAAAGAGCATGCTATATGGCGCCGAAAATACCTGCCCCTGAAATACACCGTCCAAATAGAATTCCACTCTTTCGAGGATGTCTGTGCTGGGAACAGCTTCAGCACTCACCTGAAAGCTGCTATTTGGCACAAATGATCCTGCTGCTGGCAATAGAGAATGGATGGCAGGAGGGGCTACTTCTCCGGTAATGGCTCTTCTGAAACTGATCGTTTCAGCCGCGCAACCGATATCCATTATATTTACGCCCATCGGGGAGCCGTCACTGAAGCAAGCTTGGGGATTGGTATATTCATTGAACTCTGTACGATACTCTTCCAGGGAGAATGTAGCTTCAGCGAGTAGGCCGTTGTCTATGTTACTGCCATTGGGACGAAAGATAAATACTTCATCCGGTGGTCCTTCAGAATTTCCATCTAGGGTAGGATTGATCCGGTATATCAACAATCCGGAACCAGGCAGTTCCGCTTCGAAGATGTCGCTGCCTTTCTTTCGATACTCCAGTACCAGAAATTCACTGCTGTTTGCTATATTCACCTTAAAGCAATTGTTTGTTGGAGAAGTTACTGGATTCAACGTAGCAGTGTAATCCATAGCAAGTTCGGGAATTGAGTCTATCCACCCTCCATAGCGGTATTTCATATACATCCCCATGTGACAATATCCGCTTTCCATGATGTCCCAACAACCAGCAGGAGCCAAACCGTCGTGTTCGTAGTGATAGAGATCGGGAGCTCCCACGCTATGGAACATCTCATGGCAAAGCGTACACACATCGTTATGATCCTCAGTTTGAAATGTATAATCCCACACTTGCTTACCATGTATAAATGCATCAGAGTTATACAGAACCCAGCGATGCGCCCACAGCAATTCTGCCCAGGCAGTGTGTGGTCCACGGATAATGAAGCAGACGTTGTCCACTTTACCATCGTTATCTGCATCAATATTCAAAAAGGGCGGCACCTGCGATGCAATGTAGGATATGGCGTTTGCCAGCAATGTATGCTCGCGCTCGGTACGTTGTATATCATTATGGAATCCATCGGGACAGGTTAAGCTATGGTAGGGCATATAATAAGAGCGCGGATGACTATCCTGATAGGAAAGGTTCGTCTGCGGTTCGCAAGTGGGATAATGGTGTGAAACATAGTTGAGTTGGTTATAGCTGACCTGTTGGAAATAATTACGCAGGGAGTAAGCATCTTCGCCTTCTTCATTGAATTTGGCGTCGAAGAACGAACGTGGTTGCTCAAATTCCGTCTGATCCGAAAAGCGGATATACACTACCAGATTGTTCACTGTGCCGGTATTAGGACCGCGGTTTCCCTTGCGGTTGTGGGCATTCATGGCCTGCTTCCGGGCATAGTATGTTTCCCTGGATACTTTTATTCCAGGTGTAAGACCCAAGCTACGGGGATCGGAGGAATCTGCCCGATGAACTGAGGGAACTGGTTCGCCGTCCCGAAGCTCCGCATAGTAGTAATAACCGTCGTCGGGGCTTTGGATTATGGTATAG
This genomic interval from Candidatus Cloacimonadota bacterium contains the following:
- a CDS encoding M6 family metalloprotease domain-containing protein; translated protein: MRHTLTIFFCLLVAVLTGANLYNVPSSVTQPDGSELHLLASGDEYANRLHDSLGYTIIQSPDDGYYYYAELRDGEPVPSVHRADSSDPRSLGLTPGIKVSRETYYARKQAMNAHNRKGNRGPNTGTVNNLVVYIRFSDQTEFEQPRSFFDAKFNEEGEDAYSLRNYFQQVSYNQLNYVSHHYPTCEPQTNLSYQDSHPRSYYMPYHSLTCPDGFHNDIQRTEREHTLLANAISYIASQVPPFLNIDADNDGKVDNVCFIIRGPHTAWAELLWAHRWVLYNSDAFIHGKQVWDYTFQTEDHNDVCTLCHEMFHSVGAPDLYHYEHDGLAPAGCWDIMESGYCHMGMYMKYRYGGWIDSIPELAMDYTATLNPVTSPTNNCFKVNIANSSEFLVLEYRKKGSDIFEAELPGSGLLIYRINPTLDGNSEGPPDEVFIFRPNGSNIDNGLLAEATFSLEEYRTEFNEYTNPQACFSDGSPMGVNIMDIGCAAETISFRRAITGEVAPPAIHSLLPAAGSFVPNSSFQVSAEAVPSTDILERVEFYLDGVFQGQVFSAPYSMLFMGEDITPGAHEISVKAWSTSGVYSTKGNQITIIDPGEPNWFDWVTENPEWEAWGRGVIPIKVAVEMDLGDQEYRVNALRFQMVPDPWGEPDLPGLVEASVHRFADGAITDEVILDLGYFFNFDYTPDFTYAVHDTTSISGHIAVIIDLYEYQNIVFDNNAISGHTWITETGRPWTDALGRGIIGAADIRLLLQDPTSGMGHIAVPSAGLNLSIYPNPFCASTEIKYNLKDSAAHKISIYNLKGQLVRTLVQDKGRSGMLTAIWDGKDDKGRNAASGIYFCHLSSGKQSATQRMVLIK